A DNA window from Maribellus comscasis contains the following coding sequences:
- a CDS encoding TonB-dependent receptor: MKKFLKLKVPSGFQPSGNTAFKKIIRMLRFTVFCFFLGLLQVAAVESYSQATRLSLKMQDESLETVLGMIEDESEFFFLYNRDLIDVDQKVNINVENKTIEVILDNLLNGTNISYAVFDRQVVLSNKKIINSVAKQPSSVSGNVTDDMGQPLPGVTVLIKGTTNGTVTNFDGDFSISNIPNDATLVFSFVGMITQEVSVNNQSEINITMRTDAIGIEEVVAIGYGVQRKSDITGSVGVVNAEDILEKPSFNALQGMKGKVAGVNIFSNSGSPTGSTRVIIRGVNSIETDTDPLYVVDGVVMEDFHLVNPNDIERIEVLKDASSAAIYGARGANGVILVTTKRGAKNGDVVVSYDGYVSVGKIRKKMDLLNAEEWLEVIKRGYENAPKYKDYEPGSEPAIDFTDPNLFDANGNPLYDTDWQDEATRVAVSHNHQFSVQQGNEKSSVGAFLNYSDNQGIMLNSWMKRVNAKIAYDAQPTEWLDFGINMLVNKVWENEIEEGGGHQMPRRSMIEMVPIMPVKFPDGSWSSSSSTSNFGLEGMANPVHVLKTQERLRNRTQFFGNTFLNFHLLPGLDLKTQFGIDNHIRQNKEYSPKDLLNISYPNAWANVNDYETMYWQEETYLSYNTTVGDHRINSVLGLSWQERVYRQNTINVSGFSDDFFKYNNVGAASDPSAPGSSYERWSMNSYFFRFGYSYKDKYMATVTARADGSSRFGDNNKYGFFPSAGLGWVASNEEFMSSVSWIDFLKLRASYGVTGSTELGTYRSLATISGGTVLLNNERANYNVVTRLPNPDLEWEKTSQFDVGMNITAFNQKVSLEIDYYYKLTSDLLLGRPVPHSTGFESVMDNIGSVSNQGIDFLLTTRNVQKSNFNWESTLNMNYNKNRIEKLGENDEDIFPGPWWVSGSQTILRVGESLSSFYGYRRLGTWGTDEAEEAAAVGAVPGVAKRTAEREIIGKGLPDFTGSFINRFNYKNFDLVVDLQFTLGVDIMQQFFHSTEDRTGYANGLSTILYDGWTEENQNTMVQQIRNASLNGQNSEVDDHWVCDGSFLRGNLISLGYTFDGGLLKGTGLRSCRVYANVDNLFVIHSKDFKGYDPEATSWGGDQWGQNIFFFQYPKPTTVTLGVNVKF, encoded by the coding sequence ACAACAGGGATCTTATTGATGTTGACCAAAAAGTAAATATCAATGTAGAGAACAAAACAATTGAAGTAATTCTCGATAATTTATTAAACGGGACAAATATCAGCTATGCGGTTTTTGATCGTCAGGTTGTACTTTCGAACAAAAAAATCATAAACAGTGTGGCAAAACAGCCGTCATCTGTTTCAGGAAACGTAACCGACGATATGGGACAACCACTTCCGGGGGTAACTGTTTTGATAAAAGGAACTACCAACGGAACAGTAACCAATTTTGACGGAGATTTTTCCATTTCGAATATTCCGAACGATGCAACGCTTGTGTTTTCCTTTGTAGGAATGATTACTCAGGAAGTTTCGGTTAACAATCAATCTGAGATAAATATTACGATGCGCACTGATGCAATTGGTATCGAGGAAGTTGTTGCCATTGGTTATGGTGTTCAGCGGAAATCAGATATTACTGGTTCAGTAGGTGTGGTAAATGCTGAGGATATTTTGGAAAAACCTTCGTTTAACGCGCTTCAGGGTATGAAAGGTAAAGTAGCAGGGGTTAACATCTTCTCCAATTCCGGTTCGCCAACAGGAAGCACAAGAGTTATTATCCGCGGAGTAAACTCAATTGAAACAGACACAGATCCGCTTTATGTTGTTGATGGTGTTGTAATGGAAGATTTCCATCTTGTTAACCCCAACGATATCGAGCGTATTGAAGTGTTAAAAGATGCTTCTTCAGCAGCTATTTATGGTGCAAGAGGTGCTAATGGGGTTATTCTTGTTACTACAAAAAGAGGTGCCAAAAACGGCGATGTTGTTGTTAGTTACGATGGCTATGTAAGCGTTGGTAAAATTCGTAAAAAAATGGATTTGCTGAATGCTGAGGAATGGTTGGAAGTAATTAAAAGAGGGTATGAAAATGCTCCGAAATACAAAGACTACGAACCGGGAAGTGAACCTGCCATCGACTTTACCGACCCGAATTTATTTGACGCCAATGGAAACCCTTTGTATGATACAGATTGGCAGGACGAAGCAACCAGAGTAGCTGTTTCTCATAATCATCAGTTTAGTGTTCAGCAGGGAAATGAAAAATCATCGGTAGGTGCTTTTCTTAATTATTCAGATAATCAGGGCATTATGCTGAATTCCTGGATGAAACGTGTAAATGCAAAGATTGCTTACGATGCACAACCCACAGAATGGCTCGACTTTGGTATCAACATGCTGGTTAACAAGGTTTGGGAAAATGAGATTGAGGAAGGCGGTGGTCATCAGATGCCACGTCGTTCTATGATTGAGATGGTTCCGATTATGCCTGTTAAATTTCCAGATGGAAGTTGGAGTAGCAGTTCAAGTACCAGCAACTTTGGTTTGGAAGGAATGGCCAACCCTGTTCACGTGTTAAAAACACAGGAACGTTTGAGAAACCGTACCCAATTTTTTGGAAATACATTTCTGAATTTTCACCTTCTTCCCGGACTGGATTTGAAAACACAGTTTGGTATTGATAATCACATCCGCCAGAACAAAGAATACAGTCCAAAAGATTTGTTGAATATTTCTTATCCGAATGCATGGGCAAATGTAAACGACTACGAAACCATGTACTGGCAGGAAGAAACTTATCTTTCCTATAACACAACAGTTGGAGATCACCGTATCAATTCAGTACTTGGTTTAAGCTGGCAGGAACGTGTTTACCGTCAGAATACTATTAATGTTTCAGGATTTTCCGATGATTTTTTCAAGTACAATAACGTAGGTGCAGCGAGCGATCCAAGTGCGCCTGGTTCATCTTATGAAAGATGGTCGATGAACTCGTACTTTTTCCGTTTTGGTTATTCTTACAAAGACAAATACATGGCAACTGTTACCGCCAGAGCGGATGGTTCATCACGTTTTGGAGATAACAATAAATATGGTTTCTTCCCGTCTGCAGGTTTAGGCTGGGTTGCATCAAACGAAGAATTCATGAGCTCAGTCTCCTGGATTGACTTCCTGAAACTAAGAGCCAGTTACGGTGTTACCGGTAGCACCGAATTGGGAACCTATCGTTCGTTGGCAACGATTTCCGGCGGTACGGTATTGTTAAATAACGAAAGGGCGAACTATAATGTAGTAACCCGTTTGCCCAATCCTGATCTTGAATGGGAAAAAACCTCACAATTTGATGTGGGAATGAATATTACTGCTTTCAACCAGAAAGTATCATTGGAAATTGATTATTACTACAAACTTACCAGCGATTTATTGTTGGGACGCCCGGTGCCACATTCTACAGGATTCGAATCGGTAATGGATAATATTGGTTCGGTTTCCAACCAGGGGATTGATTTCTTATTAACAACCAGAAATGTCCAAAAAAGCAATTTCAATTGGGAAAGCACATTGAACATGAACTACAACAAAAACCGTATTGAAAAACTGGGTGAAAACGATGAAGATATTTTTCCTGGTCCGTGGTGGGTTTCAGGTAGCCAGACGATTCTTCGTGTTGGTGAATCACTGAGCTCGTTTTACGGCTACCGCAGATTAGGTACCTGGGGTACTGATGAAGCCGAAGAAGCTGCTGCTGTTGGTGCTGTTCCCGGTGTTGCAAAACGTACAGCTGAAAGAGAAATTATAGGTAAAGGTCTTCCTGATTTTACAGGTAGCTTTATCAACCGTTTTAACTATAAAAATTTCGATCTGGTTGTGGATCTCCAGTTTACACTGGGAGTTGATATTATGCAACAGTTCTTTCATTCAACAGAAGACAGGACAGGTTATGCCAATGGTCTTTCAACTATTTTATATGACGGGTGGACTGAAGAAAATCAAAATACAATGGTTCAGCAAATTCGTAATGCCTCATTAAATGGCCAGAATTCAGAAGTTGACGATCACTGGGTTTGCGACGGTTCGTTCCTGAGAGGAAACCTGATTTCGTTAGGTTATACTTTCGATGGTGGATTGTTAAAGGGAACCGGATTGCGCTCTTGCAGAGTTTATGCAAACGTTGACAACCTTTTTGTAATTCATTCAAAAGATTTTAAAGGCTATGATCCTGAAGCTACATCGTGGGGCGGTGACCAGTGGGGACAGAATATTTTCTTCTTCCAGTATCCAAAACCAACCACAGTAACCTTAGGTGTAAATGTTAAGTTTTAA
- a CDS encoding RagB/SusD family nutrient uptake outer membrane protein, which produces MKKILAIAMILGVLTSCDKFLAEEPRSEMSVDQFFSYPTHAYNAVNILYRTGAPTFYGSGVYGGSRAMLGGYISGLFDNEYKGQEVHVQHSQNLTLNGTNLGSYFDGAWDACYLAISRANLAINNIPETPDLEESEIKLLTAQARFFRAFNYYYLVKTFGDVPLILDAYSSLDNLYVERTPTAQVYAQIVEDLKYAVEEGGLADVPMTENGYRISRSTAAALLADVYLNMSGYPLQEARYAEAAAMARSIISSGNYALIQNGATESESAYNVMRVSDNENEYVYSIEYDASIDDNYWQPAICYPNSATSWGIFAYSITNNAYRPTEEFLWIYDDENDLRVQNKQYFHNSLTYVDGGVEVTKTFETAPYLWHNDEALFETGKNPKDIVVYRYAEVLLIAAEAIAQTEGVTDEAIGYLADVQARAYWQTDRSEIVAKLSGLSFDAFIKAVWKERLRELALEYKIWADVQRTRQYPVTNENEKGEVTFVDVVGHTTIWGKTFEEKHLLFPISENERQRNPNLGQNDGY; this is translated from the coding sequence ATGAAAAAAATATTAGCAATAGCAATGATACTTGGGGTGTTAACCTCATGCGATAAATTTCTTGCAGAAGAGCCGCGAAGCGAAATGAGTGTGGATCAGTTTTTTAGCTATCCTACACATGCATACAACGCGGTAAATATACTTTACAGAACCGGAGCTCCTACTTTTTATGGTTCAGGTGTCTATGGGGGAAGCCGCGCCATGTTGGGAGGCTATATTTCAGGTTTGTTTGACAATGAATATAAAGGACAGGAAGTTCACGTACAACACAGCCAGAACCTTACTTTAAACGGTACCAATCTGGGAAGTTATTTTGATGGCGCATGGGACGCGTGTTACCTGGCTATTTCCAGAGCAAACCTTGCGATTAATAATATTCCGGAAACTCCGGATTTAGAGGAGTCTGAAATAAAACTTTTGACTGCGCAGGCACGTTTTTTCAGAGCTTTTAACTACTATTATTTAGTTAAAACGTTTGGTGATGTTCCTTTGATTCTGGATGCCTATTCATCACTCGATAATTTGTACGTTGAACGTACACCAACTGCACAGGTTTATGCACAAATCGTTGAAGATTTAAAATATGCAGTTGAAGAAGGAGGTCTTGCTGATGTCCCTATGACCGAGAATGGCTACCGTATTTCGAGAAGCACAGCTGCTGCACTGTTAGCTGATGTTTATTTAAATATGAGTGGTTATCCTTTACAGGAAGCACGTTATGCTGAAGCTGCAGCAATGGCGAGGTCAATTATCAGCAGTGGAAACTATGCTCTTATTCAGAATGGTGCTACTGAAAGTGAAAGCGCTTACAACGTGATGCGGGTTTCAGACAATGAAAACGAATACGTATATTCAATCGAGTACGATGCAAGTATCGACGATAATTATTGGCAACCGGCGATTTGTTATCCAAACAGCGCAACTTCATGGGGGATTTTTGCTTATTCAATTACCAACAATGCATACCGTCCGACAGAAGAATTTTTGTGGATTTATGACGATGAAAACGATTTACGGGTTCAAAACAAACAGTATTTTCACAATAGTTTAACTTATGTGGATGGCGGCGTTGAAGTAACTAAAACCTTTGAAACTGCGCCTTATTTGTGGCATAACGATGAAGCACTTTTCGAAACCGGGAAAAACCCAAAAGATATTGTGGTTTATCGTTACGCAGAAGTATTGCTGATTGCAGCAGAAGCTATCGCTCAAACTGAAGGTGTAACTGACGAAGCGATTGGTTACCTGGCCGATGTGCAGGCACGTGCTTACTGGCAAACAGATCGCAGTGAAATTGTTGCCAAACTCTCCGGCCTGTCGTTTGATGCTTTTATCAAAGCAGTGTGGAAAGAAAGATTGCGTGAGCTGGCGCTTGAATACAAAATCTGGGCAGATGTGCAACGTACCCGCCAGTATCCGGTTACCAATGAAAATGAAAAAGGTGAAGTAACTTTTGTTGATGTGGTTGGACATACAACAATTTGGGGAAAGACATTCGAAGAAAAACATTTGCTTTTCCCAATCTCTGAGAACGAAAGACAAAGAAATCCGAATTTAGGTCAAAATGATGGATATTAG
- a CDS encoding TetR/AcrR family transcriptional regulator — protein sequence MEVRERIIEEATKQFFQYGIRNVTMDDIAVSLGMSKRTVYETFKDKGTLVETCINDLTIREDKKVARVVNESANVIEAIFVFMREGTKAMNAINPVFFKDLEKLYPRLWKRVDTETKAKRLNLSARFLEKGIKEGLFRNDLNIEIIAKLFHEQMSILIDETIFPRDKYDHAEIFQNMIINFTRGISTSTGIQIIDKTLE from the coding sequence ATGGAAGTACGTGAAAGAATAATTGAGGAGGCTACAAAACAATTCTTCCAGTATGGAATAAGAAATGTAACGATGGATGATATTGCTGTTTCACTGGGAATGTCAAAAAGAACGGTGTATGAAACATTTAAAGATAAAGGAACACTCGTTGAAACATGCATCAATGATTTAACCATAAGAGAAGATAAAAAAGTGGCTCGTGTGGTTAACGAATCGGCCAACGTTATTGAAGCAATTTTTGTTTTTATGCGGGAAGGGACAAAAGCAATGAACGCAATTAACCCGGTATTTTTTAAGGATCTGGAGAAATTGTATCCCCGGCTATGGAAAAGAGTTGATACAGAGACGAAAGCAAAAAGGCTAAATTTGTCTGCCCGCTTTTTAGAGAAGGGAATAAAAGAAGGGCTTTTTCGAAATGATTTAAATATTGAGATCATTGCTAAATTGTTTCATGAGCAAATGAGTATTTTGATTGATGAAACAATTTTTCCCCGGGATAAATACGACCACGCTGAAATTTTTCAAAATATGATTATCAATTTTACACGTGGTATTTCTACTTCAACCGGCATTCAGATTATAGATAAAACTCTGGAATAA
- a CDS encoding TetR/AcrR family transcriptional regulator, whose protein sequence is MIDENKIIEKSSELYIKYGIKSVSVDDVAFVLGISKKTLYEHIENKNALIQKVVETNLFNFFDDILSKIEQEDDVFKSLCTIALYTLKMVGKTNPSYVHDLKKYHNSEYRKIIEFRDNKLFKTFENCLKKGIKEGMIIEDTDIRCAFFNQMLKISILNSESDFDYVGSPSVQKMYKMILNDIRGITTMKGHEILEQNYETLLHLK, encoded by the coding sequence ATGATAGATGAAAATAAAATAATTGAAAAGTCTTCAGAGCTATATATAAAATATGGGATAAAAAGTGTCAGTGTAGACGATGTCGCTTTTGTACTCGGAATTTCAAAGAAAACATTATATGAGCACATCGAGAATAAAAATGCACTAATTCAAAAGGTAGTTGAGACCAATTTGTTCAATTTTTTTGACGATATATTGTCAAAAATTGAACAAGAGGATGATGTATTCAAAAGTCTCTGCACGATAGCGTTATACACCTTGAAGATGGTGGGTAAAACAAATCCGTCTTATGTACACGATCTGAAGAAGTACCACAATTCAGAGTACCGTAAAATAATTGAGTTTCGGGATAACAAGCTTTTTAAAACGTTTGAAAATTGCCTTAAAAAGGGAATTAAAGAAGGGATGATTATAGAGGACACCGATATCCGATGCGCTTTTTTTAATCAAATGTTAAAGATTTCCATTCTTAATTCTGAGTCCGATTTCGATTATGTTGGTTCTCCCTCTGTTCAGAAAATGTATAAAATGATTTTAAATGACATTCGGGGGATTACCACAATGAAAGGACATGAAATTTTGGAACAGAATTACGAAACACTTCTCCATCTGAAATAG
- a CDS encoding TolC family protein, whose translation MKRKQITFFILGLLLFHGVYAQEKLTLDIEAAKEYALNFNKTVKNSGLSVVQSQEQLREAIASGLPQVNATTDYSNSLGAEISIQFDENAPASKIPIKPTSNFNLQVGQLIFNGSYIVGIQTAKLYQKMTEKNLEKTEQDIVSQVIESYYLVLVSGESLKILEANMENLREIYKKTEPMVSVGMMEKVELDQLSVQVNSLSNALKSAERQYEMTQNMLRLQLGVSADTELELTEKLGDIMGDTNLNPAVEGSFDIVQNIDYQLMNVQEDMSEKQVDLQKAAYLPTVSGYYNYTYKILKPAFDMSPAHMVGLQMNIPVFSSGERRAKVRQAKIDLETAKNNKAMLEDQLSIQYKQLKFNLLSAIESFETQKKNVEVSREVYKSLKTKYEQGVISSLELTTADNNYLNAESDYLTSMLEVLRAQNELNTLTGIVNN comes from the coding sequence ATGAAACGAAAACAGATTACTTTCTTCATTCTCGGGCTCTTGCTTTTCCATGGGGTTTATGCCCAGGAGAAGTTAACGCTTGATATTGAAGCGGCCAAAGAGTATGCTTTGAATTTTAACAAAACGGTTAAAAATTCGGGGCTTTCTGTTGTGCAATCGCAGGAACAGCTGCGGGAAGCCATCGCCTCCGGATTACCACAGGTTAATGCAACAACCGACTATTCAAACTCGCTTGGGGCGGAAATTAGCATTCAGTTTGACGAAAATGCACCCGCATCAAAAATCCCGATTAAACCAACCAGCAACTTTAATTTGCAGGTAGGTCAGTTGATTTTTAACGGAAGTTACATTGTGGGTATTCAAACAGCAAAATTATACCAGAAAATGACAGAAAAAAACCTGGAAAAAACAGAACAGGATATCGTTAGCCAGGTGATTGAGAGTTATTATTTGGTGCTGGTTTCCGGGGAGTCCTTAAAAATCCTGGAAGCCAATATGGAAAATCTCCGGGAGATCTACAAAAAAACTGAACCCATGGTCTCGGTAGGAATGATGGAAAAAGTCGAGCTCGACCAGTTGTCTGTTCAGGTGAACTCGTTAAGCAACGCTTTAAAATCAGCTGAACGTCAATACGAAATGACGCAAAACATGTTGCGTCTGCAATTGGGAGTTTCTGCAGATACAGAACTGGAACTCACAGAAAAGCTGGGAGATATTATGGGAGATACCAATTTGAATCCGGCAGTGGAAGGCTCTTTTGATATTGTTCAAAACATCGATTATCAATTGATGAATGTACAGGAGGATATGTCGGAAAAACAGGTTGATTTGCAAAAAGCTGCTTATTTGCCAACTGTTTCCGGCTATTACAATTACACCTACAAAATTCTGAAACCCGCATTTGATATGTCGCCGGCACACATGGTTGGTCTACAAATGAATATCCCTGTTTTTTCAAGCGGAGAGAGAAGGGCGAAAGTGCGGCAGGCAAAAATTGATCTTGAAACGGCCAAAAACAACAAAGCGATGCTTGAAGACCAATTGTCAATTCAGTACAAACAGCTGAAATTTAATCTTTTGAGCGCAATAGAAAGTTTTGAAACGCAAAAAAAGAATGTAGAGGTTTCGCGTGAAGTTTATAAAAGCTTAAAAACCAAATATGAGCAGGGTGTTATCTCCAGTCTTGAACTCACAACCGCAGATAATAATTACCTGAATGCGGAGTCGGATTACCTGACTTCGATGCTGGAAGTTTTAAGAGCTCAAAACGAGTTAAATACGCTAACGGGAATAGTAAACAATTAA
- a CDS encoding efflux RND transporter periplasmic adaptor subunit codes for MRRLNIYTTMLFALPAVLFSCTEKPAENTSEGVQKAKKEVVRETILTEEEISRSIEYSSTFEPFEEVHLAPASPGKIESIPVEIGDKVSKDQVLIKMDDTQLLQSKIQMNNLQTDFSRLDTLRKVGSIAQQQYDQMEAQYEVAQKNVKHLADNTTITAPFSGVISGKYFENGEMYSGSPIASVGKAAIVSLIQIDKLKAIVSISEKYFPNVKKGMEAKIRVDVYPDMEFSGKIYRIYPTINPQSRSFDVEVSIDNSKNLLRPGMFSRISIDLEETNALVLPAVAVLKMQGSNVRYLFVNENGKAKRIEVELGKRFDDKVEVISNELKVGDKVIVNGQARLLDGVEIEVVN; via the coding sequence ATGAGACGATTAAACATTTATACAACTATGCTTTTTGCGTTGCCGGCAGTTTTATTCTCCTGCACAGAAAAGCCTGCAGAAAATACTTCGGAAGGGGTTCAAAAAGCCAAAAAGGAAGTTGTGCGGGAAACGATACTTACTGAAGAAGAAATTTCCCGTTCAATTGAATACAGCTCAACATTTGAACCTTTTGAAGAAGTGCATTTGGCACCAGCTTCGCCCGGGAAAATAGAATCAATTCCGGTTGAAATAGGAGATAAGGTGAGTAAAGATCAGGTTTTGATTAAGATGGATGATACTCAGTTACTTCAATCAAAAATTCAAATGAATAATTTACAAACCGATTTTTCGCGATTGGATACACTGCGTAAAGTAGGAAGCATTGCCCAGCAACAGTACGATCAGATGGAAGCACAATACGAAGTTGCTCAAAAAAATGTGAAACATTTGGCCGATAATACAACCATTACAGCGCCTTTCTCCGGAGTTATTTCAGGCAAATATTTTGAAAATGGCGAAATGTATTCTGGGTCTCCGATTGCAAGCGTTGGAAAGGCGGCAATCGTTTCTTTGATTCAGATAGACAAATTGAAAGCAATTGTAAGTATTTCGGAAAAATATTTTCCAAATGTAAAAAAAGGCATGGAGGCAAAAATTAGAGTTGATGTCTACCCGGATATGGAATTCAGTGGAAAAATCTACCGTATTTATCCCACCATTAATCCGCAAAGCCGATCTTTTGATGTTGAAGTAAGTATTGATAACTCTAAAAATTTACTTCGACCGGGGATGTTTAGCCGGATTTCAATTGATTTGGAAGAGACAAATGCACTTGTTTTGCCGGCTGTTGCTGTATTAAAAATGCAGGGATCCAATGTTCGTTACCTCTTTGTTAATGAGAACGGAAAAGCGAAACGTATTGAAGTTGAGTTGGGGAAACGATTTGATGATAAGGTTGAAGTTATTTCCAATGAATTAAAAGTTGGTGATAAAGTAATTGTAAACGGGCAGGCCCGACTTCTTGACGGGGTTGAGATAGAAGTGGTTAATTAA